One segment of Gammaproteobacteria bacterium DNA contains the following:
- the rplD gene encoding 50S ribosomal protein L4, whose product MELQTKNTSDAAPGQITVADEVFAQPFNEPLVHQVVVAYLAGARAGTRAQKSRAQVSGGGSKPWRQKGTGRARAGSTRGPIWRGGGVTFAARPQDHSQKVNRKMYRAAMRAIFSELLRQDRLQVVDKLTFPEIKTKQVIALLKTLDLADQRRVLLVSEEVELNLYLSARNLAQVALSDVSSLDPVNLVGADTVLITVGAMQRVGEWLG is encoded by the coding sequence ATGGAACTTCAGACTAAAAACACCAGCGACGCAGCGCCTGGCCAGATCACAGTGGCCGATGAGGTTTTTGCCCAGCCATTCAATGAACCCCTGGTGCATCAAGTAGTCGTCGCCTATTTAGCAGGCGCTCGCGCCGGTACCCGCGCTCAGAAAAGTCGCGCTCAGGTCAGCGGCGGCGGCAGCAAGCCGTGGCGGCAGAAAGGCACTGGTCGCGCCCGCGCCGGCAGCACCCGTGGCCCGATCTGGCGTGGTGGCGGCGTGACGTTCGCAGCCCGTCCACAGGATCATTCGCAGAAGGTCAACCGCAAGATGTACCGCGCCGCTATGCGCGCTATCTTTTCCGAGTTACTACGCCAGGACCGTTTGCAGGTGGTCGACAAATTGACCTTCCCGGAAATCAAAACCAAGCAAGTGATTGCGCTGCTGAAAACGCTGGATCTCGCCGACCAGCGCCGAGTATTGCTGGTGAGTGAAGAAGTGGAACTGAATCTCTATCTGTCAGCGCGCAATCTGGCTCAAGTAGCGCTCAGTGATGTGAGCAGTCTGGACCCAGTCAATCTGGTGGGCGCCGATACCGTACTTATCACGGTTGGGGCTATGCAACGCGTAGGAGAGTGGCTCGGATGA
- the tuf gene encoding elongation factor Tu, whose amino-acid sequence MSKEKFERSKPHVNVGTIGHVDHGKTTLTAAITRVMAVQFGGEFKAYDQIDSAPEEKARGITIATAHVEYQSPKRHYAHVDCPGHADYIKNMITGAAQMDGAVLVVSAADGPMPQTREHILLARQVGVPYIVVYLNKADMVDDPELLELVEMEVRELLSSYDFPGDDLPIITGSALKALEGDTGELGEPSIHKLVAAMDEYIPQPQREVDKPFLMPIEDVFSISGRGTVVTGRVERGRIKVGEEVAIVGIRPTVKTTCTGVEMFRKLLDQGEAGDNVGVLLRGTKRDDVERGQVLAKPGTITPHTNFEAEVYVLSKEEGGRHTPFFKGYRPQFYFRTTDVTGSVDLPEGVEMVMPGDNVRIVVSLIAPIAMDEGLRFAIREGGRTVGAGVVAKIIE is encoded by the coding sequence ATGTCCAAAGAAAAGTTTGAGCGCAGCAAGCCGCATGTAAATGTGGGGACGATTGGTCATGTGGATCACGGCAAGACCACGCTGACGGCGGCGATCACGCGGGTGATGGCTGTGCAATTTGGTGGGGAATTCAAAGCCTACGACCAGATTGACTCCGCGCCGGAAGAGAAGGCGCGCGGTATCACCATTGCCACGGCGCATGTAGAATACCAATCGCCCAAGCGGCACTACGCGCATGTAGACTGCCCGGGGCATGCGGACTACATCAAGAACATGATCACGGGCGCGGCGCAGATGGACGGCGCGGTGCTGGTGGTATCGGCGGCGGATGGGCCGATGCCGCAGACGCGCGAGCACATTCTGCTGGCGCGGCAAGTGGGCGTCCCCTACATTGTGGTCTATCTGAACAAAGCCGACATGGTAGACGACCCTGAATTGCTGGAGCTGGTGGAAATGGAAGTGCGGGAATTGCTGTCCAGCTACGACTTTCCGGGCGACGACCTGCCGATCATCACTGGATCGGCGCTCAAGGCGCTGGAAGGGGATACAGGCGAGTTGGGCGAACCCTCGATCCACAAGCTGGTGGCGGCGATGGACGAGTACATTCCGCAACCGCAGCGCGAAGTGGACAAACCGTTTCTGATGCCGATTGAAGATGTTTTTTCGATTTCCGGGCGGGGCACGGTCGTAACGGGTCGCGTCGAGCGTGGACGGATCAAGGTCGGTGAAGAAGTCGCGATTGTCGGGATTCGGCCCACGGTGAAGACCACCTGCACCGGGGTGGAAATGTTCCGCAAGCTGCTGGATCAGGGCGAAGCTGGAGACAATGTTGGCGTTCTGTTGCGCGGCACCAAGCGGGATGATGTTGAGCGGGGCCAAGTGTTGGCCAAGCCGGGGACGATCACGCCGCACACGAATTTTGAAGCGGAAGTATATGTTTTGAGCAAGGAAGAAGGCGGACGGCACACGCCCTTTTTCAAAGGCTACCGGCCCCAGTTCTATTTTCGCACGACGGACGTGACGGGATCGGTGGACCTGCCGGAAGGGGTGGAGATGGTGATGCCCGGGGATAATGTGCGGATTGTGGTGAGTTTGATCGCGCCGATTGCGATGGACGAAGGATTGCGTTTTGCCATTCGCGAAGGCGGACGCACCGTCGGTGCCGGCGTCGTCGCTAAAATCATCGAGTAA
- the rplN gene encoding 50S ribosomal protein L14 — MIQMQTMLEVADNSGARRLMCIKVLGGSHRRYAHIGDVIKVSVKDAIPRGKVNKGEVYNAVVVRTRKGVRRTDGSLIRFDGNAAVLLNNKLEPIGTRIFGPVTRELRSERFMKIISLAPEVL, encoded by the coding sequence ATGATTCAGATGCAAACGATGTTGGAAGTCGCCGACAACAGCGGCGCCCGCCGGCTGATGTGCATCAAGGTGCTGGGCGGCTCGCACCGCCGCTACGCGCATATCGGTGATGTCATTAAGGTCAGCGTCAAGGATGCGATCCCCCGAGGCAAGGTAAACAAAGGCGAGGTATATAACGCGGTTGTCGTGCGTACTCGCAAAGGCGTGCGCCGGACGGACGGTTCGTTAATTCGCTTTGATGGCAACGCTGCTGTGCTGCTTAACAACAAGCTAGAGCCGATCGGCACCCGTATTTTTGGGCCAGTGACCCGTGAATTGCGCAGCGAGCGGTTCATGAAAATCATTTCGCTGGCCCCGGAAGTGCTGTGA
- the rpsC gene encoding 30S ribosomal protein S3: protein MGQKVSPTGIRLGIASDWTSKWYASSKNFPDLLETDLKVRQFLKKKLSNASVSRIQVERPARLARITIHTARPGVVIGKKGEDIEALRKDVARMMGLDVKDLQVNIEEIRKPELDAQLVAESVAQQLERRIMFRRAMKRTVANAMRLGALGIKIQVSGRLNGAEIARSEWTREGRVPLHTLRANIDYGLAEAQTTYGVIGIKVWIFKGEVFGLERQGETKSEKASAN, encoded by the coding sequence ATGGGTCAAAAAGTCAGTCCCACCGGCATTCGTTTGGGAATTGCGTCCGACTGGACTTCCAAGTGGTATGCGAGTAGCAAGAACTTTCCCGATTTGCTGGAAACCGATCTCAAGGTGCGGCAGTTTCTGAAAAAGAAACTGTCCAATGCTTCAGTCAGCCGGATTCAGGTCGAGCGGCCAGCGCGACTGGCGCGCATTACGATTCACACCGCCCGGCCGGGTGTGGTGATCGGCAAAAAGGGCGAGGATATCGAAGCCCTGCGCAAAGACGTTGCCCGAATGATGGGGTTAGACGTCAAGGATCTTCAGGTTAACATCGAGGAGATCCGCAAACCGGAATTGGATGCGCAACTGGTTGCTGAAAGCGTGGCTCAACAGCTGGAGCGGCGCATCATGTTTCGTCGGGCGATGAAGCGCACGGTGGCTAATGCAATGCGTCTGGGCGCGCTGGGGATTAAGATTCAGGTTTCCGGGCGGCTCAACGGTGCAGAAATCGCCCGTAGCGAGTGGACCCGCGAAGGCCGAGTTCCCTTGCACACGCTGCGCGCCAACATCGATTATGGTTTAGCCGAAGCGCAAACCACCTATGGTGTGATCGGCATCAAGGTCTGGATTTTCAAGGGCGAGGTGTTTGGCCTGGAACGACAAGGCGAGACCAAATCCGAGAAAGCTTCGGCAAATTGA
- the rplP gene encoding 50S ribosomal protein L16 — protein MLQPKRTKFRKQRKGRNRGFATSGAEVSFGEYGLKAITRGLLTARQIEAARRAINRYIKRGGKVWIRIFPDKPITKKPLEVRMGSGKGNVEYWVAKVKPGCVLYEVEGVSELVAREAFRLAAAKLPVQTAFVNRMVM, from the coding sequence ATGTTACAGCCGAAAAGAACAAAATTTCGCAAACAGCGCAAGGGACGCAACCGCGGCTTCGCGACCAGCGGCGCCGAGGTTAGTTTTGGCGAATACGGGTTGAAGGCCATCACGCGCGGCCTGTTGACCGCCCGCCAGATTGAAGCCGCGCGCCGGGCGATTAACCGCTACATCAAACGCGGCGGCAAGGTGTGGATTCGCATTTTCCCGGACAAGCCGATCACGAAGAAACCCTTGGAAGTGCGTATGGGTAGCGGCAAAGGTAATGTTGAGTACTGGGTGGCCAAGGTCAAGCCTGGCTGCGTATTGTATGAAGTGGAGGGTGTGTCCGAACTGGTCGCCCGCGAAGCCTTTCGCCTAGCGGCAGCCAAGCTTCCGGTGCAAACCGCCTTCGTGAACCGAATGGTGATGTAA
- the rpsQ gene encoding 30S ribosomal protein S17, with the protein MITETQVERTLTGRVTSNKMDKTITVVIERLVKHPIYGKYIRRSTKLHVHDELNECHEGDLVAIKQCRPLSKTKSWMLVSVINRAQ; encoded by the coding sequence ATGATAACGGAAACTCAGGTGGAACGCACCCTGACCGGGCGCGTCACCAGTAATAAAATGGACAAAACTATCACCGTAGTTATTGAACGATTGGTCAAGCATCCGATATACGGTAAATATATTCGCCGCAGCACCAAGTTGCATGTCCATGATGAACTGAATGAATGCCATGAAGGCGATCTGGTCGCTATCAAGCAATGTCGGCCACTCTCCAAAACCAAGTCCTGGATGCTGGTGTCAGTGATCAATCGCGCCCAATGA
- the fusA gene encoding elongation factor G has protein sequence MARKTPIERYRNLGIMAHIDAGKTTVTERILFYTGISHKLGEVHDGAATMDWMVQEQERGITITSAATTCFWGGMAGQFDEHRVNIIDTPGHVDFTIEVERSLRVLDGACAVFCAVGGVEPQSETVWRQANKYGVPRLAFVNKMDRAGADFLRVVQQIQDRLGAYPVPIQLPIGAEDQFKGIVDLVKMQAVSWDEDSLGMKFEYGDIPPSLQADCETWREKMVEAAAESSDELMEKYLEGEPLSEDEIHAGLRARTLKGEIVLALCGSAFKNKGVQAMLDAAIRYLPSPVDKPPVKGILDDAAESEGERQANDEAPFAALAFKIATDPFVGTLTFIRCYSGVVDSGDSVYNPVKSRRERIGRLVQMHANSREEIKEIRAGDIAACVGLKDVTTGDTLCNPDQVITLERMEFPEPVIAVAVEPKTKADQEKMGIALSKLAQEDPSFRVHTDPESGQTIISGMGELHLEIIVDRLKREFKVDANVGKPRVAYRETIRKTVEQEGKFVRQSGGRGQYGHVWLRLEPQEPGTGYEFVNAIVGGVVPREYVPAVDKGVQEQMEKGVLAGYPVVDVKVTIFDGSYHEVDSSEMAFKIAGSMGFKDGALKAGATLLEPIMKVEVVTPEEYMGDVMGDLNRRRGMLQGMDDSPSGKVIRAEVPLAEMFGYATDLRSATQGRATYSMEFAKYNEAPANIAEAIIKKAS, from the coding sequence GTGGCTCGCAAAACCCCCATCGAGCGCTATCGTAATCTTGGCATCATGGCCCACATCGATGCCGGCAAAACCACTGTGACCGAGCGTATCCTGTTCTACACAGGCATTTCCCACAAACTGGGCGAGGTTCACGATGGCGCCGCCACTATGGACTGGATGGTGCAGGAGCAGGAGCGCGGCATCACCATTACTTCCGCCGCTACGACCTGTTTCTGGGGCGGCATGGCCGGGCAGTTTGATGAGCACCGCGTCAATATCATCGACACACCCGGGCATGTCGATTTCACTATTGAGGTCGAGCGCTCCTTGCGAGTGTTGGACGGTGCTTGCGCAGTGTTCTGCGCGGTGGGCGGGGTGGAGCCACAGTCAGAAACCGTTTGGCGCCAGGCGAACAAGTATGGCGTGCCGCGCTTGGCGTTCGTCAACAAGATGGACCGCGCTGGGGCCGATTTTCTGCGGGTCGTGCAACAGATTCAAGACCGGTTGGGCGCTTATCCGGTGCCGATTCAGCTGCCGATTGGCGCTGAAGATCAATTCAAGGGCATCGTTGACTTGGTCAAAATGCAGGCGGTTTCCTGGGATGAAGACAGCCTTGGCATGAAGTTCGAGTACGGCGATATTCCCCCTTCGTTGCAAGCCGATTGCGAAACGTGGCGCGAGAAGATGGTTGAAGCCGCTGCCGAATCTTCTGATGAATTAATGGAGAAATACCTCGAAGGCGAACCGCTCAGCGAGGACGAAATTCACGCCGGGTTGCGCGCCCGTACTCTAAAGGGTGAGATTGTCCTGGCATTATGCGGGTCCGCGTTCAAAAATAAGGGTGTCCAGGCTATGCTGGATGCAGCGATTCGATATCTGCCGTCGCCGGTGGACAAGCCGCCGGTCAAAGGTATTCTGGATGATGCCGCTGAGAGCGAAGGCGAGCGTCAAGCCAACGATGAAGCGCCGTTCGCCGCGCTGGCCTTCAAGATTGCCACCGATCCTTTCGTAGGCACCCTGACCTTTATTCGTTGCTATTCCGGCGTGGTCGATTCCGGCGATTCAGTCTACAACCCCGTCAAGAGTCGGCGCGAGCGCATTGGCCGCCTAGTGCAAATGCATGCCAACAGCCGTGAGGAAATCAAGGAAATCCGCGCGGGTGATATCGCCGCCTGTGTAGGACTCAAGGACGTCACCACCGGTGATACCCTGTGCAACCCGGATCAGGTAATCACCCTGGAGCGGATGGAGTTTCCCGAGCCGGTCATCGCGGTCGCGGTCGAACCCAAGACTAAGGCTGATCAGGAAAAGATGGGCATTGCGCTCAGCAAGCTGGCCCAGGAAGACCCCTCATTTCGCGTTCACACCGATCCTGAATCCGGTCAGACCATCATTTCCGGCATGGGTGAATTGCATCTGGAAATCATTGTCGATCGCCTCAAACGTGAATTCAAGGTAGACGCGAATGTAGGTAAACCGCGAGTCGCTTACCGCGAGACTATTCGCAAGACGGTGGAGCAGGAAGGCAAATTCGTCCGCCAGTCGGGCGGCCGTGGTCAATACGGTCACGTCTGGTTGCGATTGGAGCCACAGGAACCGGGAACCGGTTACGAATTCGTCAATGCCATTGTTGGCGGCGTGGTGCCGCGCGAATACGTCCCGGCTGTCGACAAAGGCGTACAGGAACAGATGGAAAAGGGTGTGTTGGCTGGTTATCCCGTGGTGGATGTCAAGGTCACCATTTTCGACGGTTCTTATCATGAGGTCGACTCCAGCGAAATGGCGTTCAAAATCGCCGGCTCCATGGGCTTTAAGGATGGCGCGCTAAAGGCGGGCGCCACCCTGCTGGAGCCGATCATGAAAGTCGAAGTGGTTACGCCCGAGGAGTATATGGGCGATGTGATGGGCGATCTCAACCGCCGGCGTGGCATGTTGCAGGGAATGGATGACTCGCCATCGGGCAAAGTCATCCGCGCCGAGGTGCCCCTGGCCGAGATGTTTGGCTATGCAACGGATCTGCGCTCGGCCACCCAGGGTCGCGCGACCTATTCCATGGAATTTGCCAAATACAACGAAGCCCCCGCTAACATTGCAGAGGCAATTATCAAGAAAGCATCCTGA
- the rpsJ gene encoding 30S ribosomal protein S10 yields MTTSQRIRIRLKAFDHRLIDQSAREIVETARRTGAQVRGPIPLPTKIERFTVLISPHVNKDARDQYELRTHKRLMDIVDPTDKTVDALMRLDLAAGVDVQIKLN; encoded by the coding sequence ATGACGACCAGCCAACGCATTCGCATCCGCCTCAAAGCGTTTGACCATCGCTTGATCGATCAGTCGGCGCGGGAAATTGTCGAAACTGCCCGGCGCACTGGTGCCCAGGTGCGCGGCCCGATTCCGTTGCCGACCAAGATCGAACGCTTCACCGTATTGATTTCACCCCATGTTAACAAGGATGCCCGTGATCAATACGAGTTACGCACTCACAAGCGGCTCATGGATATCGTGGATCCGACGGACAAGACAGTCGATGCTTTGATGCGGCTGGATCTCGCTGCGGGGGTGGATGTGCAGATTAAATTGAATTAG
- the rplC gene encoding 50S ribosomal protein L3, translating to MAIGLIGRKAGMTRIFTEDGVSIPVTLIEVEPNRVTQIKTEEIDGYRALQVTVGERRASRVTKPMAGHFAKAGVAPGRGLWEFRLADSEGENIGVGAELTVDRFQVGQKVDVTGTTIGKGFAGAIKRHHFRSQRASHGNSLSHRAPGSIGQNQSPGRVFKGKKMAGHLGAVQRCVQNLEVVRVDAARNLLAIKGAIPGHKGGDVMVRPAVKARQ from the coding sequence ATGGCAATCGGACTTATCGGCCGCAAGGCCGGCATGACCCGGATTTTCACGGAAGACGGTGTTTCAATACCCGTGACCCTCATTGAGGTCGAACCTAACCGTGTTACCCAGATCAAGACGGAAGAAATTGACGGTTACCGCGCTCTGCAGGTCACTGTTGGCGAGCGGCGCGCTAGCCGAGTGACCAAGCCTATGGCCGGTCACTTCGCTAAGGCTGGCGTCGCGCCCGGTCGTGGCCTGTGGGAGTTCCGTTTGGCGGACAGCGAAGGCGAGAATATTGGCGTTGGCGCTGAGCTCACCGTCGATCGTTTCCAGGTCGGTCAAAAAGTCGATGTCACCGGCACCACTATTGGCAAGGGTTTCGCGGGTGCGATCAAGCGCCACCATTTCCGCAGCCAGCGCGCCAGCCACGGTAATTCGCTGTCGCATCGCGCCCCCGGCTCCATTGGTCAGAACCAAAGTCCTGGTCGAGTGTTCAAGGGCAAGAAAATGGCTGGTCATCTTGGCGCAGTGCAGCGTTGTGTGCAGAATCTGGAAGTCGTCCGGGTCGATGCTGCGCGTAATCTGTTGGCCATCAAGGGTGCGATCCCTGGCCATAAGGGCGGCGATGTGATGGTTCGGCCTGCCGTGAAGGCGCGTCAGTAA
- the rpsG gene encoding 30S ribosomal protein S7, giving the protein MPRRREVPKRIILPDPKHGSEMLAKFMNMVMERGKKSVAEKIVYGALDVMTEKGKENPLSLLEQALDNVRPIVEVKSRRVGGATYQVPVEVRAVRRNTLAMRWVIDASRKRGEKSMARRLAGELMDAAESRGAAVKKREDVHRMAEANKAFAHYRW; this is encoded by the coding sequence ATGCCGAGAAGAAGAGAAGTCCCCAAACGCATCATCCTCCCCGATCCCAAGCACGGGAGCGAGATGCTGGCCAAATTCATGAATATGGTCATGGAGCGCGGCAAGAAGTCCGTGGCCGAGAAAATCGTCTATGGCGCGCTCGATGTCATGACCGAGAAGGGCAAGGAGAATCCCCTGAGCCTGCTAGAGCAGGCGCTGGATAACGTTCGTCCGATCGTTGAGGTCAAATCCCGTCGGGTGGGCGGCGCGACCTATCAGGTGCCGGTGGAAGTGCGCGCGGTGCGTCGGAACACCCTGGCGATGCGCTGGGTCATCGATGCTTCCCGCAAGCGCGGCGAAAAATCGATGGCCCGGCGCCTGGCCGGGGAGTTGATGGATGCCGCTGAAAGCCGCGGCGCAGCGGTCAAAAAGCGCGAAGATGTGCATCGCATGGCGGAAGCGAACAAGGCTTTCGCCCATTATCGCTGGTAA
- the rpsN gene encoding 30S ribosomal protein S14, with translation MAKLSMINREIKRAHIVQQYTARREALKETIRNPASTDEQRREAQRKLQMQPRDASPSRLHNRCRLTGRPHGFYRKFGLGRNKLREATMRGDVPGLRKGSW, from the coding sequence GTGGCGAAACTAAGTATGATCAACCGCGAGATCAAGCGGGCGCACATCGTCCAGCAATACACCGCCCGGCGGGAAGCGCTTAAGGAAACGATTCGCAATCCGGCCAGCACCGATGAACAGCGGCGGGAAGCGCAGAGGAAGCTGCAAATGCAGCCGCGTGACGCCAGTCCGAGCCGCCTGCACAATCGCTGCCGGTTGACAGGTCGTCCGCATGGTTTCTATCGCAAGTTTGGCTTGGGACGTAACAAGTTGCGCGAAGCTACCATGCGTGGTGACGTCCCTGGGCTGCGTAAGGGAAGCTGGTAG
- the rpsS gene encoding 30S ribosomal protein S19 — protein MPRSIKKGPFVDLHLAKKVEQAVATNAKRPIKTWSRRSMILPDMIGLTIAVHNGRQHVPILVTENMVGHKLGEFAATRTYRGHAADKKSK, from the coding sequence GTGCCACGCTCGATTAAGAAAGGCCCATTTGTCGATCTCCACCTGGCCAAGAAGGTGGAACAGGCAGTGGCCACGAATGCCAAGCGTCCGATCAAAACCTGGTCGCGGCGCTCGATGATTTTGCCGGATATGATTGGCTTGACTATCGCAGTGCATAACGGCCGGCAACATGTGCCGATTCTGGTCACTGAGAACATGGTCGGCCATAAGCTCGGCGAGTTTGCGGCGACCCGCACCTATCGCGGACATGCCGCGGACAAGAAATCCAAGTAA
- the rplW gene encoding 50S ribosomal protein L23, with product MNNQERLMKILLAPHISEKANRVAERYNQIVFKVLRDATKPEIKDAVELMFKVKVQRVTVANVKGKRKRFGAIYGRRSDWKKAYVSLEPGQEIDFLMAG from the coding sequence ATGAACAACCAGGAACGCTTGATGAAAATTTTGCTGGCCCCGCATATCTCTGAAAAGGCCAACCGGGTTGCCGAGCGCTATAACCAGATCGTGTTCAAGGTGTTGCGCGATGCGACGAAGCCGGAAATCAAGGATGCTGTTGAATTGATGTTCAAGGTCAAGGTTCAGCGCGTTACGGTAGCCAACGTCAAGGGTAAGCGTAAACGCTTCGGGGCCATTTACGGGCGGCGTTCGGACTGGAAAAAAGCTTATGTCTCGCTGGAGCCTGGTCAGGAAATCGATTTCCTGATGGCTGGATGA
- the rplX gene encoding 50S ribosomal protein L24: MRRIRKDDEVVVIAGKDKGRRGKVMRVVENGERVIVAGVNMIKRHTKPNPARNVSGGIIEREAPLHISNVMLFNPMAKKGDRVGFRFLEDGGKVRYFKSNNEVVDVVRSSSS, from the coding sequence ATGCGCAGAATTCGAAAAGATGACGAAGTGGTCGTCATCGCCGGTAAGGACAAAGGTCGGCGCGGCAAGGTGATGCGAGTCGTGGAGAACGGCGAGCGCGTTATTGTGGCCGGCGTCAATATGATCAAGCGCCACACCAAGCCCAATCCAGCCCGCAACGTATCGGGGGGTATTATCGAGCGCGAAGCGCCCCTGCATATTTCCAACGTGATGCTGTTCAATCCGATGGCTAAAAAGGGTGACCGCGTCGGTTTCCGATTCCTGGAAGATGGTGGCAAGGTGCGCTACTTCAAATCCAACAACGAAGTAGTGGATGTTGTAAGGAGTAGTTCTTCATGA
- the rplV gene encoding 50S ribosomal protein L22: protein MQAVAILKHARISPQKARLVADQVRMLPVGRALEILTFSNKKAAQLIKKVLDSAIANAEHNEGADIDELRVSAICVDCGPVLKRMHPRAKGRGNRIVKRTSHITVTVAE from the coding sequence ATGCAAGCTGTCGCTATTTTAAAACATGCCCGCATCTCGCCGCAGAAGGCCCGGCTGGTGGCTGATCAGGTCCGTATGCTCCCGGTCGGCAGGGCTTTGGAGATTTTGACCTTCAGCAACAAAAAAGCGGCGCAATTGATCAAAAAAGTACTCGACTCAGCAATTGCCAATGCCGAGCATAACGAAGGCGCTGACATTGATGAACTCAGGGTGTCCGCGATTTGCGTAGATTGTGGCCCTGTATTGAAACGTATGCATCCCCGAGCCAAGGGGCGCGGTAATCGCATCGTTAAGCGCACCAGCCATATTACGGTCACAGTCGCTGAATAA
- the rplB gene encoding 50S ribosomal protein L2, protein MPLVKAKPTSPGRRFVIKVVNPELHKGRPYAPLLEKQSRKGGRNNQGRITTRHQGGGHKQHYRLIDFKRNKDNIPARVERLEYDPNRSAHIALLLYADGERRYIVAPRHVHAGDSLMSGPAAPIKPGNTLPLRNIPVGSQVHCVELRPGKGAQLARSAGASVQLVAREGNYATLRLRSGEIRKVHADCKATIGEVGNAEHNLRSLGKAGAQRWRGVRPTVRGVAMNPVDHPHGGGEGRTSGGRHPVSPWGVPTKGHKTRSNKRTDKLIVRRRKK, encoded by the coding sequence ATGCCTCTCGTTAAAGCCAAGCCGACCTCACCGGGCCGACGGTTCGTGATCAAGGTCGTCAATCCTGAACTGCACAAAGGCCGACCGTATGCGCCCTTGTTGGAGAAGCAGTCGCGCAAGGGTGGACGCAACAATCAGGGCCGCATCACGACCCGCCATCAAGGCGGTGGCCATAAACAGCACTATCGACTGATTGACTTCAAACGCAACAAGGACAATATCCCGGCGCGAGTCGAACGGTTGGAGTACGATCCGAATCGTAGCGCCCATATCGCTTTGTTGTTGTACGCTGATGGCGAGCGCCGCTACATTGTTGCACCCCGCCATGTCCATGCCGGCGACAGCCTGATGTCCGGGCCAGCGGCGCCGATCAAGCCAGGCAATACCCTGCCGCTGCGCAATATACCCGTCGGCAGCCAGGTGCATTGTGTGGAATTACGACCCGGTAAGGGCGCGCAACTGGCTCGTAGCGCCGGCGCTTCCGTACAACTGGTCGCCCGCGAAGGTAACTACGCAACCTTGCGACTGCGTTCTGGCGAAATCCGCAAAGTGCATGCGGACTGCAAGGCGACGATCGGCGAGGTGGGGAATGCAGAGCATAACCTGCGCTCCCTGGGTAAAGCGGGCGCCCAGCGTTGGCGTGGCGTCCGGCCTACCGTGCGCGGCGTGGCCATGAATCCAGTCGATCACCCCCATGGTGGCGGTGAAGGCCGCACCTCTGGCGGGCGCCATCCGGTGTCACCGTGGGGCGTCCCGACCAAGGGCCACAAGACCCGCTCGAACAAGCGCACTGATAAACTGATTGTGCGCCGGCGTAAGAAATAG
- the rplE gene encoding 50S ribosomal protein L5 produces the protein MTRLQEHYRETVVSKLREQFNYRNVMEIPRIAKITLNMGVGEAVADKKIMDHAVSNLAQIAGQKPIVTLSRKSIAGFKIRAGWPIGCKVTLRRERMYEFLDRLVNIAIPRIRDFRGFSARAFDGRGNYSLGVREQIIFPEIDYDKIDAIRGLDITIATTARTDEEGRALLAAFNFPFRN, from the coding sequence ATGACCCGGTTACAAGAGCATTATCGCGAAACGGTTGTGTCAAAATTGCGCGAACAGTTTAATTACCGCAATGTAATGGAAATACCACGCATTGCCAAAATCACCCTGAATATGGGGGTAGGGGAAGCCGTAGCCGACAAGAAAATCATGGATCATGCGGTCAGCAATCTGGCTCAGATTGCCGGTCAAAAACCGATAGTGACCCTGTCACGTAAATCCATTGCCGGTTTCAAAATTCGCGCAGGGTGGCCAATTGGTTGCAAAGTCACGCTGCGGCGCGAGCGGATGTATGAATTTCTGGATCGGCTGGTCAATATCGCTATCCCGCGCATCCGCGATTTTCGCGGTTTCAGCGCTCGCGCCTTCGACGGTCGTGGTAATTACAGTCTGGGAGTGCGCGAGCAGATTATTTTCCCAGAAATCGATTATGACAAGATCGACGCCATTCGTGGTCTGGATATTACCATTGCCACGACAGCGCGCACTGATGAAGAAGGCCGCGCCCTATTGGCGGCGTTTAATTTCCCATTTCGGAACTGA
- the rpmC gene encoding 50S ribosomal protein L29, translating into MKASQLREKSTDELKQELLALLREQFNLRMQKATQQANKPHLFRQARRNIARVKMVLSEKARQA; encoded by the coding sequence ATGAAAGCGAGCCAACTGCGTGAAAAAAGCACGGACGAGTTAAAGCAGGAATTGCTCGCATTGCTGCGTGAGCAATTTAACCTACGCATGCAGAAAGCGACCCAACAGGCTAATAAACCCCACCTGTTTCGACAGGCGCGGCGTAACATCGCCCGGGTCAAGATGGTGTTAAGCGAAAAGGCGAGGCAGGCATGA